The nucleotide window CGTTGATAGGTCGGGTGTGTAAGCGCTGCGAGGCGTTGAGCTAACCGATACTAATTGCTCGTGCGGCTTGACTATATAACACCCAAGACAATTGCGGATAACGCAACGAAATCAACATCACCTGTTCTGTCTCGTCCCCCAGTGATCAACCGTTTTGCCTGACGACCATAGCGGTCTGGAACCACCTGATCCCATCCCGAACTCAGCAGTGAAACAGACCAGCGCCGATGGTAGTGTGGCTTCTGCCCATGTGAGAGTAGGTCATCGTCAGGCTCTTAATACCTAAAAACCCCCGCGGCTTCGCCGTCGGGGGTTTTTTATTGCCTGAATTAAAAAGGGTCAGGGCAACCAGATCTCAAACACCCCACCGCCCAGACTGCCACCATTATGCAGTCGAATGGACCCGGTCCGGTCCCCTTCATTGTGCAGCTGAGCAACAGACGACGCGAAGAACAACCCCAGGCTGGTGCTGCCGCTCTTGAAGTTCAGGGATTTGAAACTCGGTGTACCGCTGTGCTGCATATTCTCCGGATAACCATCTCCGTCATCCTCAACGCCAACAACCAGGAAACCCTGCTGTTCTGAGGCAGTCAGTTTGATCTTGCTCTTGGTGTAGCGAATGGCGTTGTTAATGGTGTTATTCAGCACGCCGGTCAGCAAATCTTCATCGAAGAACCCATTGATGTCATCGGCTTCGATCGCCAGCTCGATACCCAAGCCCTCGAGAAGAGGGGTGTGCCGGGCCATATGCTCGGACAGAAAGCCGGGGACGAAGTGTTCCTCTATGTGAGCCGACAGGTTGTTTTCACCAAGCCGGTAGATGCCCAGCAGTTGCACCAGATCATTGTGCATACGCTCGGCTTCATATTGCAGGGTATTGAAGCGGGACGACTCACCCACCGAGTTACCTTGCTCCTGGCGCAGCTCATCTAGAGAATTCAGCAACATGCCCAGGGAATTCTTCATGTCATGAACGGCGGATGCCAGAACCATGGAGAAGTCGATACTTTGAGACTCGCGAGGACCAGAAGAGGTCTCCTGATTTTCGGTGGTCATGACATCATTCCTTTCAGTTTTTTGCGCAAGGACATCAGCCGTCGATACTGCCGGTGTTGCTCCGGCAAACCGGAGAGCTTGGCGAGGTATTTCTCACAGCGCTTCAACAGATCGCGGTCGTCTGGGGTTTCCTGGTACTTCTTCATCAGTACCTGCACCAGATTGAGGTTGAGTGAGGCGTGAGAGGGCACTATCTCGAGGGCCTGGCTGAACGTTGACGCGGCCTCGTCAAGCTTTCCTGCCTCAAACGCCTTGATGCCATCCCGGTTCAGGGACCTTGCCTGCAATTTTTGCCGGAAGCCTACCGGCTCATCAAGCAGGTTCTCGATCTTCTGCAGCAATGTCGGATTATCCTGGCAGCGATTGGCCAGGGTTGTCAGCAGGGTTTTTGCTTCTTCGTCCCGGCCCAGCCGGAACAATGTCTTGGCATAATCCAGGCCGGCCTCAGGATCCATGAGCTCCGGTTCGCCCAGTTCGTCAGCAATACTCTCGATTGCCTTCTGGGCTTCGTTCATCCTGCCCTGGCCGGCATGAACCCGGGACTGCACAATGCGGCTGCGGACCTTGATATCCTCCTGGTCTGCGAAACGTTTTTCCATACGCCGCAGAATGGTCAGAGCTTCGTCCGCATGAGCCGAACCTTCGTCGGATGTATCACCTTCGCTGAGATCCGACAGCGACTGGCCCAGCGCGAGGTAATGCTCGGAGCTGTCGTGAATAGAGTAGGTGCCCAGGGAAACCGTTTGTCGCCATGCCTCCGATGCGGTCGACATGTCCTGATTGGAAGCTGCCAGTCCAGCCAGGTGCTTGTGCCGCAGGAGCGCGTTAGGGGAGTGCTCGGCGGCCTTCTCCAGGATTTGCTGTGCCTGGGTGGGGCGTCCCTGCTTCTCCAGTGCTTCGGCCAGCAAGTCATAGGCTTCCATGTAGTCAGGGTGTTTGCTGACGAGGTCTTTGAGGGTGACAACGGCATCGTCGTAGTTCTGATTGGCTACCAGGATTTTGCCGCGCCCCGCCCTGGCCCATGAGAGATCCCGCTGTGCCAGCACGTCGTCATAGATTTTCAGAGCATGGCTGAAATCGCCGACCTGGTAGTAAAGGTCGGCAAGGGTTTTCATCAGCCATGTCTTGTAACGGGGCTTCGCGGGTAGCGCCTGCAGGCAAAGGGAGATGGCTTCAGGGTAGTTTTCACGGTCGATTTCCCGATTGATGGGAAGCAAAGCGTTTCGCTGTGTGATCAGCCCGCTGAGCCGTTTTTCCAGCATGGCGCGGTTGATGGGTTTCGTCAGGTAGGCATCGGGCTGGTATTCCCTGGCGCCCATGACCATCTCCTTGGACGTTTCAGCGGTAACCATCAGGAACAGGGACGAGCGTTTCAGAAGTTTCTTGTGCCGCAGTTCCTCCAGAATGTGCTGGCCGTTCTTGCCGTCTCCCAGGTTGTAGTCGCACAGGACCACATCCACATGGTTGTAGGAACAGTACTGGACGGCGGTAGACGCATTGGGTAGAAGTTCGATCTTGTCAGCACCACAGCTTCGTAACATCTG belongs to Marinobacter sp. SS13-12 and includes:
- a CDS encoding HAMP domain-containing sensor histidine kinase, with amino-acid sequence MTTENQETSSGPRESQSIDFSMVLASAVHDMKNSLGMLLNSLDELRQEQGNSVGESSRFNTLQYEAERMHNDLVQLLGIYRLGENNLSAHIEEHFVPGFLSEHMARHTPLLEGLGIELAIEADDINGFFDEDLLTGVLNNTINNAIRYTKSKIKLTASEQQGFLVVGVEDDGDGYPENMQHSGTPSFKSLNFKSGSTSLGLFFASSVAQLHNEGDRTGSIRLHNGGSLGGGVFEIWLP
- a CDS encoding tetratricopeptide repeat-containing response regulator, which gives rise to MTDSTDTAIGNTFAKLSYLVVDDFENFRLSMRQMLRSCGADKIELLPNASTAVQYCSYNHVDVVLCDYNLGDGKNGQHILEELRHKKLLKRSSLFLMVTAETSKEMVMGAREYQPDAYLTKPINRAMLEKRLSGLITQRNALLPINREIDRENYPEAISLCLQALPAKPRYKTWLMKTLADLYYQVGDFSHALKIYDDVLAQRDLSWARAGRGKILVANQNYDDAVVTLKDLVSKHPDYMEAYDLLAEALEKQGRPTQAQQILEKAAEHSPNALLRHKHLAGLAASNQDMSTASEAWRQTVSLGTYSIHDSSEHYLALGQSLSDLSEGDTSDEGSAHADEALTILRRMEKRFADQEDIKVRSRIVQSRVHAGQGRMNEAQKAIESIADELGEPELMDPEAGLDYAKTLFRLGRDEEAKTLLTTLANRCQDNPTLLQKIENLLDEPVGFRQKLQARSLNRDGIKAFEAGKLDEAASTFSQALEIVPSHASLNLNLVQVLMKKYQETPDDRDLLKRCEKYLAKLSGLPEQHRQYRRLMSLRKKLKGMMS